One region of Candidatus Omnitrophota bacterium genomic DNA includes:
- the priA gene encoding primosomal protein N' has translation MPKFAEIAVALPVDRTFHYAIPEALSNDIAVGKRVFVPFQNRATVGYCVGLCDVADVKDVKAIISIIDKEPLLSEEMLKLTRWVKENYFCSWGEAIAAVIPAGIKKGKESIGSRIKEAPLSPSEEYAPSRPHSLMEEQSHALKSVIEAIDKHEHRVFLLHGITASGKTEVYLQAIEHVLGEGRQTIVLVPEISLTPQTIERFSSRFGGHVAVIHSRLTAAKKFLEWKRIKDGKANIVVGARSAVFAPFRNLGLIIIDEEHETSYKQDDVPRYHARDVAVERARINNCPLILGSATPSLESFYKAKAGEYRLVRLTKRIDERLLPKTKIVDMRMELAARRRIMIFSKVLLDAIANMLSAGKQAIIFLNRRGFSTYINCKKCGFVVKCKRCDTVMVYHYETKKLICHYCNYTINPPDICPSCKSDYIKYLGLGTEKVESEISRSFPHAKIARMDSDTTTKRGSHDRILGDFKAGKINLLVGTQMIAKGLDFPDVTLVGVVSADVSLNIPDFRASERTFNLLTQVGGRAGRGEDGGEVVIQTYTPEHYAIIAAAKHDYQKFYDEEIIERKELMFPPFISLTKVTVRARNDALAAKSAEELKNVIATAGPEMLISGPSPAPITRLRGYYRYNIILKHKERLVMCALLKKALTGFRRPHGVLIAVDVDPVSM, from the coding sequence ATGCCGAAATTTGCCGAGATCGCAGTAGCCCTTCCCGTAGACCGCACGTTCCACTACGCCATACCTGAAGCATTGTCGAACGACATAGCTGTAGGAAAACGCGTCTTCGTGCCTTTTCAGAATCGCGCGACAGTCGGTTATTGTGTCGGGTTATGCGATGTCGCGGATGTTAAGGACGTGAAGGCGATAATTTCCATTATCGATAAAGAGCCTCTATTGAGCGAGGAGATGCTCAAACTTACCCGATGGGTAAAGGAGAACTATTTCTGCTCATGGGGCGAAGCTATCGCGGCCGTTATACCCGCCGGGATAAAGAAGGGTAAGGAATCGATCGGCTCGAGGATAAAAGAAGCGCCCTTGTCTCCATCGGAGGAATACGCCCCTTCGAGGCCGCACAGCCTGATGGAAGAGCAGTCGCACGCGTTAAAGTCTGTGATAGAAGCGATCGATAAACATGAGCACAGGGTCTTCCTCCTGCATGGTATAACGGCGAGCGGCAAGACCGAAGTATATTTACAGGCGATCGAGCACGTGCTTGGCGAGGGGCGGCAGACGATAGTGCTCGTTCCGGAAATATCGCTTACTCCTCAGACGATCGAGCGTTTTTCCTCGAGGTTCGGCGGCCACGTCGCCGTCATCCATTCGCGTCTCACGGCCGCGAAGAAGTTCCTGGAGTGGAAGAGGATAAAGGACGGCAAGGCAAATATCGTCGTGGGTGCGCGTTCCGCGGTATTCGCGCCATTCCGCAACCTGGGACTTATCATAATAGACGAAGAGCACGAGACTTCCTATAAGCAGGACGATGTGCCGCGTTACCACGCGCGCGATGTCGCCGTGGAACGCGCCCGCATAAATAACTGCCCGCTTATACTGGGTAGCGCCACCCCGTCCCTGGAATCGTTTTACAAGGCGAAGGCCGGCGAATACAGGCTCGTCCGGCTCACAAAGAGGATCGACGAGCGGTTACTGCCGAAGACGAAGATAGTCGATATGAGAATGGAACTTGCCGCGCGCCGGAGAATAATGATATTTTCCAAAGTCCTGCTCGACGCAATTGCCAATATGCTTTCGGCCGGTAAGCAGGCGATAATATTTTTAAACAGGCGCGGATTTTCGACATATATAAACTGCAAGAAATGCGGGTTCGTGGTTAAATGCAAACGATGCGACACGGTAATGGTGTATCATTACGAGACGAAGAAGCTCATATGCCATTATTGCAATTATACGATTAATCCCCCGGATATCTGCCCCAGCTGTAAATCCGATTACATAAAATATCTGGGGCTCGGTACCGAGAAGGTGGAGAGCGAGATAAGCCGCAGTTTCCCGCACGCGAAGATAGCGAGAATGGATTCGGATACCACCACCAAACGCGGTTCGCACGACAGGATACTCGGTGATTTCAAAGCGGGGAAGATAAACCTGCTCGTCGGCACGCAGATGATCGCCAAAGGGCTCGACTTCCCGGATGTGACTTTAGTAGGTGTCGTTTCGGCGGATGTGAGCCTGAATATCCCGGATTTCAGGGCGAGCGAGCGGACGTTTAACCTGCTTACGCAGGTCGGCGGCAGGGCGGGCCGCGGAGAAGACGGCGGGGAAGTCGTGATACAGACGTATACGCCGGAGCACTACGCTATAATCGCGGCGGCGAAGCATGATTATCAGAAGTTTTACGATGAAGAGATCATTGAGCGTAAAGAGCTGATGTTCCCGCCGTTCATAAGCCTTACAAAGGTTACCGTCCGGGCGAGGAATGACGCGCTGGCGGCAAAGTCGGCTGAGGAATTGAAGAACGTGATAGCTACGGCCGGCCCTGAGATGCTTATCTCCGGCCCGTCACCGGCGCCGATAACCAGACTGCGTGGATACTACAGGTACAATATCATATTGAAGCACAAAGAGCGGCTCGTGATGTGCGCGCTCCTCAAAAAAGCGCTCACCGGTTTCCGTCGGCCGCACGGTGTCCTCATCGCCGTTGACGTCGACCCGGTGTCGATGTAG
- the fmt gene encoding methionyl-tRNA formyltransferase, giving the protein MNIIFFGTSEFAIPALRALVASSHKVLAVVTQPDRPRGRNLKVSPSPMKALAAANDLPVFQPVNASSTEAVDYLRKLGADLFVVISFGQILRQDILAIPRLYAVNVHGSLLPAYRGASPTNHAIINGDKTSGVTIIRMNDKMDEGDIILKRKTPIGSEDTNITLHERLSEIGASVLMELVDALASGKAVAFEKQDDATATYAPKLKKEDGAIDWNEPAAKIHNKIRGLLPWPGAYTYYNGKILKVLKAAPVSSGAEAAKPGEVVNISDDAGVVVRTGSGDIVMQYLQLEGKKDMTSTAFVRGHRIARGYTFGK; this is encoded by the coding sequence ATGAACATCATATTTTTCGGCACATCAGAGTTCGCGATACCGGCGCTTCGGGCGCTCGTGGCATCCAGTCATAAGGTACTGGCCGTCGTAACACAACCCGACCGGCCGCGCGGACGGAATCTCAAGGTATCGCCATCGCCCATGAAGGCGTTGGCCGCGGCGAACGATCTGCCCGTGTTTCAACCCGTCAATGCCTCATCTACGGAGGCAGTTGACTATCTGAGGAAGCTCGGCGCGGATCTCTTCGTCGTCATATCATTCGGCCAGATACTGCGGCAGGACATACTCGCGATCCCCAGGCTGTATGCCGTCAATGTGCACGGTTCGCTTTTGCCCGCGTATCGCGGCGCTTCACCTACCAATCACGCGATAATAAACGGCGATAAGACGAGCGGCGTTACGATTATCCGTATGAACGATAAGATGGACGAAGGCGATATAATATTGAAGCGCAAAACGCCGATCGGTTCGGAAGACACAAATATAACTCTGCACGAAAGGCTCTCGGAAATAGGCGCCTCCGTCCTCATGGAATTAGTCGACGCCCTCGCGAGCGGAAAGGCGGTCGCTTTTGAAAAACAGGACGACGCTACGGCTACATATGCGCCGAAACTGAAGAAAGAGGACGGCGCCATCGACTGGAATGAACCGGCCGCGAAGATTCATAACAAGATCCGCGGCCTTCTGCCGTGGCCCGGCGCGTACACCTATTATAACGGAAAGATACTGAAAGTCCTGAAAGCCGCGCCTGTTTCTTCGGGTGCGGAGGCCGCAAAACCGGGCGAGGTCGTGAATATCTCCGACGATGCGGGTGTCGTTGTCCGTACGGGCTCAGGGGATATCGTCATGCAATATCTACAGCTCGAGGGTAAGAAGGATATGACCTCCACCGCATTCGTGCGCGGCCACAGGATCGCCCGCGGGTATACATTCGGTAAATAA
- a CDS encoding glycosyltransferase family 2 protein translates to MEKVKVSVIVPTYNRAGALPRAMKSVIEQNRNDIEIIIIDDNSSDNTPDVIRNMPDKRIKYIGRSENGGVSAARNDGIRIAKGEYIAFLDSDDIWAPGKLEAQLKILDENKNIGMVCTNANIITGGDSRLFISGHDVSHVVYGARERTSDKFPGAVMVAPPSSWMLRAGTVSEIGFFDESMKVWEDCDYFVRIAQKTDAYFLNMPLIDKYTGDSGQLSRDTLIWHEGKKLFYTKHFPSMSKDKQYLFQFYKGMGKDCLILKRWNDATGWFTKALRIKPVDLNLYWKIIRARARQN, encoded by the coding sequence ATGGAAAAAGTTAAAGTATCTGTTATTGTTCCGACTTATAACAGGGCCGGTGCATTACCCCGGGCTATGAAAAGTGTGATTGAACAAAATCGTAATGATATCGAAATTATTATAATTGACGATAATTCTTCGGATAATACGCCGGATGTCATAAGAAATATGCCGGACAAAAGAATAAAATATATAGGCCGCTCCGAGAATGGAGGGGTTTCCGCCGCGCGTAATGACGGTATCAGGATCGCGAAAGGCGAATATATCGCTTTCCTGGATTCCGACGATATCTGGGCTCCCGGCAAGCTCGAAGCGCAATTAAAAATCCTTGATGAAAATAAAAATATAGGAATGGTATGCACCAATGCCAATATAATTACCGGCGGAGATAGCAGATTATTTATTTCCGGGCATGATGTCTCGCATGTTGTGTATGGAGCCAGAGAAAGGACCTCCGATAAGTTTCCCGGGGCGGTTATGGTAGCGCCTCCGAGCAGTTGGATGCTCAGGGCGGGCACGGTCAGTGAAATTGGATTTTTTGATGAAAGCATGAAGGTGTGGGAAGATTGCGACTACTTTGTGAGGATCGCGCAAAAAACGGACGCATATTTCCTGAATATGCCGTTAATCGATAAATATACGGGGGATAGCGGCCAGCTTAGTCGCGACACCCTTATCTGGCATGAAGGCAAAAAACTATTTTACACGAAACATTTTCCGTCGATGAGTAAGGATAAACAATATCTTTTCCAATTTTATAAAGGCATGGGTAAAGATTGTTTGATATTGAAGAGATGGAACGACGCCACGGGTTGGTTTACGAAAGCGTTGCGGATAAAACCCGTCGACCTGAATTTGTACTGGAAAATTATCAGAGCGCGTGCCCGCCAAAACTAA
- a CDS encoding CBS domain-containing protein: protein MPKKIAPKELIQQDFHNLKTQERLYTIPRIEDLVFMQSIEGRAHNGAGIFNKRSYVNTTMEDIVSALGRSARVVKAKRQELIDEIVEYVDSVFADDPRERLVTKNGRPLLGIPQFKERTVNYHDILKGLYLGGLRDDPEIRKKTQGLYSITIGYGKCYLVNTKIMEEMGLDGEQLAHQENEDRINYFKSCGLIVEDEKPKPSVAKHIKYLYIRHHVGPGQSDDGAIVASGLLYNVDVALGVFLSDAIDTLDKYVSVYRDQDKELALYIKEKYPFLELDEKDVYELAYLAAIPADRVDEIPDSSMRYLLAIDQDAGQSTLETHLNFIEGKPFVPIAISYKRILISKLYDFIKEKLKSINKEVVFKIPEAVSMELDSSVTKVMQRKFITVSPQTSLKSALQKVEARKGEIIIVKDENGNILGVVNPSDFLIFLKQ from the coding sequence ATGCCGAAGAAGATAGCGCCAAAAGAACTTATACAGCAGGATTTTCACAACCTCAAGACCCAGGAGCGGCTCTATACCATCCCGCGTATCGAGGATCTGGTCTTCATGCAGTCGATAGAGGGCAGGGCTCACAATGGAGCCGGTATATTCAATAAACGCTCCTATGTCAACACTACCATGGAAGACATCGTAAGCGCCCTCGGGCGTTCGGCCAGAGTGGTGAAAGCCAAGCGGCAGGAACTGATCGACGAGATAGTCGAGTACGTCGACAGCGTCTTTGCCGACGATCCGCGCGAGCGGCTCGTTACAAAGAATGGCAGGCCTCTTCTCGGTATTCCGCAGTTTAAAGAGCGCACAGTAAATTATCACGACATACTGAAAGGGTTGTACCTGGGCGGGTTGAGGGATGACCCCGAGATAAGGAAGAAGACCCAGGGGCTTTACAGCATAACAATCGGTTACGGCAAATGCTACCTCGTGAATACTAAGATAATGGAAGAAATGGGTTTGGACGGCGAACAGCTGGCCCACCAGGAGAACGAGGACAGGATAAACTATTTTAAATCTTGCGGCTTGATCGTCGAAGACGAAAAACCCAAACCGAGCGTCGCGAAACACATTAAGTACCTCTACATAAGGCATCATGTGGGCCCCGGCCAATCCGATGACGGCGCTATAGTCGCCAGCGGGTTGCTTTATAATGTCGATGTCGCGCTGGGTGTATTCTTATCCGACGCTATCGATACGCTCGATAAGTATGTAAGCGTGTACAGGGATCAGGACAAGGAACTCGCCCTTTATATAAAAGAGAAGTACCCGTTCCTTGAGCTCGACGAGAAGGACGTCTACGAGCTCGCCTATCTCGCCGCAATACCGGCCGACAGGGTGGACGAGATACCGGATAGCTCGATGCGCTATCTTCTCGCTATCGATCAGGATGCGGGGCAATCGACGCTCGAGACTCACCTTAATTTCATAGAAGGCAAACCATTCGTTCCGATCGCGATAAGTTACAAGAGGATACTGATCTCGAAGTTATACGATTTTATAAAAGAAAAGCTCAAGAGTATCAATAAAGAGGTTGTATTCAAAATCCCCGAGGCCGTATCGATGGAACTCGACTCCTCGGTGACAAAGGTAATGCAGAGGAAGTTCATAACGGTGAGCCCGCAGACCTCGCTTAAGAGCGCTTTGCAGAAGGTGGAAGCGAGGAAGGGCGAAATTATAATAGTGAAAGACGAGAACGGCAATATCCTCGGGGTAGTGAACCCGAGCGATTTCCTTATATTCCTGAAGCAATAA
- the galT gene encoding galactose-1-phosphate uridylyltransferase — protein sequence MPELRRDPVVGRWVIISTERAKRPDHFAMGNAVEKEALAPGEKCPFCEGNESLTPPEIYASRKHGTRANGPGWDIRVVPSISPLLQIEGNLDRHGHGMYDLINARGAHEIVVESPNHVTEAELSKEQVVKSYNVILDRIQDLEKDKEIKYVLIFKNYGAAAGGGHIQHARTQIIGTPVNLKRVKEELAGSKAYYDYKDRCIFCDMLKQELSSGERVMAESKHFVALAAFAARFPFETWIMPKEHSCDFYKVDRARIADFAELMILLFAKMRKVIGDFPFNFVLHTAPFRRNVTSRGYWETIESDYHWHFEILPILTRVAGFEWGSGFYINPLPPEDACKAVKEAKV from the coding sequence ATGCCTGAACTAAGACGCGATCCGGTAGTTGGAAGATGGGTTATAATTTCGACCGAAAGGGCCAAAAGGCCGGACCATTTCGCTATGGGCAACGCGGTCGAGAAAGAGGCTTTGGCGCCTGGCGAGAAGTGCCCGTTTTGCGAAGGCAATGAATCACTTACGCCTCCGGAGATATATGCTTCGAGAAAGCACGGCACCCGGGCTAATGGCCCGGGTTGGGACATACGGGTGGTGCCCAGCATATCGCCTCTTTTGCAGATAGAAGGTAATCTCGACCGACACGGCCACGGCATGTACGACCTTATAAACGCGCGCGGGGCGCACGAGATAGTCGTCGAGTCGCCGAATCATGTTACGGAGGCGGAGCTTTCCAAAGAGCAGGTGGTCAAAAGCTATAACGTTATTCTCGACCGGATACAGGATCTCGAGAAAGATAAAGAGATAAAATACGTCCTCATCTTCAAAAATTACGGCGCGGCGGCCGGCGGCGGGCACATCCAGCACGCCAGGACTCAGATAATAGGTACGCCGGTAAATCTCAAGAGGGTCAAAGAAGAGCTCGCCGGCAGTAAAGCTTATTACGATTACAAAGACAGGTGCATCTTCTGTGATATGCTGAAGCAGGAGCTGTCTTCGGGCGAACGCGTAATGGCCGAGTCGAAACATTTTGTCGCATTGGCCGCATTCGCCGCGCGATTTCCCTTCGAGACATGGATAATGCCGAAAGAACATTCGTGCGATTTTTACAAAGTGGACAGGGCCAGGATAGCCGACTTCGCGGAACTTATGATATTGCTTTTTGCGAAGATGCGCAAAGTTATAGGCGATTTTCCGTTTAATTTTGTACTGCATACGGCTCCGTTCAGGCGCAATGTCACCTCCCGCGGTTACTGGGAGACGATCGAGTCGGATTATCACTGGCATTTTGAGATACTACCTATACTCACCAGAGTCGCGGGTTTTGAGTGGGGCAGTGGTTTTTATATAAATCCTCTTCCGCCTGAAGACGCGTGCAAAGCGGTAAAAGAGGCAAAGGTTTAA
- the galT gene encoding galactose-1-phosphate uridylyltransferase yields MNELRRDPITARWIIVPMDKPAEVASLITEQPPKINKNSCPFCYGGETLTPPEIVAHREVGGPNTPNWTVRVVPNKFPALRIEGDLNREGIGVFDLMNGVGAHEVIVDTPDHFRDMADLTHAEAEEVVWAYRARSLDLRRDKRFKYILIFKNYGKSAGASLEHPHSQLIALPIVPKRVHEEMEGAAKYYDYKDRCVFCDIVREELEEKDRIVYNDELFVAFCPYVSRFPYEIWVLPKKHMSDFVNIDRDYVASFARAMRDSLARIKGLLKDPSYNFIIHTSPINGHERADYHWHVEIMPKLSKVAGFEWGSGFYVNPVLPHTAAKDLMSVVIPDK; encoded by the coding sequence ATGAACGAGCTAAGGCGGGATCCGATAACGGCGAGATGGATAATAGTTCCGATGGATAAGCCCGCGGAAGTCGCCAGTCTTATTACGGAACAGCCGCCAAAGATCAACAAGAACAGCTGTCCTTTCTGCTACGGCGGCGAGACGCTGACTCCGCCGGAGATCGTGGCGCATAGGGAAGTCGGCGGGCCGAATACTCCTAATTGGACCGTCAGGGTCGTGCCGAACAAGTTCCCGGCGCTCCGCATAGAGGGCGACTTGAACCGCGAAGGCATCGGCGTATTCGACCTCATGAATGGCGTCGGGGCGCACGAGGTCATAGTGGATACGCCCGACCATTTCAGGGACATGGCGGACTTAACGCACGCGGAAGCGGAAGAGGTCGTGTGGGCTTACCGGGCGAGGTCTCTGGACCTGCGCAGGGATAAACGGTTCAAATATATACTTATATTCAAAAATTACGGCAAATCCGCCGGCGCGTCGCTCGAGCATCCTCACAGCCAGCTTATCGCGCTTCCCATTGTGCCCAAAAGGGTGCATGAGGAGATGGAAGGCGCGGCCAAATATTACGATTACAAGGACAGATGCGTATTTTGCGACATAGTGCGGGAAGAGCTGGAAGAAAAAGACAGGATAGTGTATAATGACGAATTGTTCGTAGCGTTTTGTCCTTACGTTTCGCGGTTTCCCTACGAGATATGGGTATTGCCGAAGAAACACATGTCCGATTTCGTAAATATCGACAGGGACTATGTCGCGTCTTTCGCCAGGGCTATGAGGGATTCCCTGGCCAGGATAAAAGGGTTGTTGAAAGATCCCTCGTATAATTTTATAATACATACTTCGCCGATAAACGGTCATGAGAGAGCTGATTACCACTGGCACGTCGAGATAATGCCCAAGCTTTCCAAAGTCGCCGGTTTCGAATGGGGGAGCGGCTTTTATGTTAATCCGGTACTGCCGCATACCGCCGCGAAGGATCTGATGAGCGTTGTAATTCCGGATAAATAA
- the gap gene encoding type I glyceraldehyde-3-phosphate dehydrogenase, producing MAVKVGINGFGRIGRMVGRAILERNSKSIELVAVNDITDAKTLAHLLKYDSVHGRFPGGNVKAGNESIVVNGKEIKVLAKKDPGELPWKELGVEIVVESTGLFTIKDDGVNKKGKEVKGAVNHISRGGAKKVIISAPAQGEDLTIVMGVNEDKYDPKSHSVVSNASCTTNCLGPVAKVVNDLFGIEKGLMTTIHAYTNDQRVQDLPHPDPRRARAAAISMIPTSTGAAKAIGLVLPELKGKLDGFSMRVPVANVSVVDLTCLLKKKATAEEINAALKAASQGKMKGILDYTEDDVVSVDFNHYPASATVDSKMTKVLDGNFAKVLAWYDNEWGYSCRVVDLIEYMVKKGL from the coding sequence ATGGCAGTAAAGGTTGGAATAAATGGTTTTGGAAGGATAGGCAGGATGGTCGGAAGGGCTATCCTTGAAAGGAATTCGAAGTCGATAGAGTTAGTCGCCGTAAACGACATCACGGACGCGAAGACGCTGGCTCATCTTTTGAAGTATGACTCCGTACATGGCCGGTTCCCGGGAGGGAATGTGAAGGCGGGCAACGAATCTATCGTCGTCAACGGCAAAGAGATAAAGGTGCTGGCGAAGAAGGATCCGGGTGAGCTTCCATGGAAAGAGCTGGGCGTGGAGATAGTGGTAGAGTCCACCGGATTATTCACGATAAAGGATGACGGTGTGAATAAGAAGGGCAAAGAGGTAAAAGGCGCAGTAAACCATATCTCCAGAGGCGGGGCGAAGAAGGTTATTATCTCAGCTCCGGCGCAGGGCGAAGATCTTACGATAGTGATGGGCGTCAACGAAGATAAATATGATCCGAAGAGCCATTCGGTAGTTTCGAATGCGTCATGCACCACAAACTGTCTCGGGCCAGTCGCCAAGGTCGTGAACGATTTATTCGGCATTGAAAAGGGTCTAATGACGACCATTCACGCGTATACGAATGACCAGAGAGTGCAGGATCTTCCGCATCCGGATCCGCGCAGGGCACGCGCCGCGGCAATTTCGATGATACCCACTTCGACGGGGGCCGCGAAGGCCATAGGGCTTGTGTTGCCTGAGCTGAAAGGCAAGCTCGATGGTTTCTCAATGCGCGTACCTGTCGCTAACGTTTCCGTAGTAGACTTGACCTGCTTATTAAAGAAGAAAGCCACCGCCGAGGAAATCAATGCGGCGCTTAAAGCGGCTTCGCAGGGCAAGATGAAGGGCATATTAGATTACACCGAAGACGATGTTGTTTCCGTCGATTTCAACCACTATCCGGCCTCGGCTACGGTTGACTCGAAGATGACGAAAGTTCTCGATGGGAACTTTGCCAAGGTTCTCGCGTGGTACGACAACGAGTGGGGATATTCCTGCAGAGTGGTCGATCTTATCGAGTATATGGTGAAGAAAGGTTTGTAA
- a CDS encoding Rrf2 family transcriptional regulator: MKLFTRNTDYGIRALCFIAKKDGDIVSVSELVRALKIPKPFLRKILQSLTGKGFVRSYKGVGGGFALKMSANKLYIMKVAKAFQGPLSLTECLLKKELCPNRRICPLKERIDKIEKYMMSELDSITIAELIKSQK, encoded by the coding sequence ATGAAGCTTTTTACGCGTAATACGGACTACGGGATAAGGGCGTTATGTTTTATCGCGAAAAAGGATGGCGATATAGTTTCAGTATCGGAACTCGTGAGAGCATTGAAGATCCCGAAGCCGTTTTTAAGAAAGATACTCCAGTCTCTGACCGGGAAGGGTTTTGTAAGATCGTATAAAGGAGTTGGCGGCGGTTTCGCTCTTAAGATGTCCGCGAATAAACTATATATAATGAAGGTTGCCAAAGCGTTCCAGGGGCCGTTGAGCCTGACCGAGTGTTTGTTAAAAAAAGAGCTTTGCCCCAATCGGAGAATTTGCCCTTTAAAAGAAAGGATCGACAAGATCGAGAAATACATGATGTCGGAGCTGGATTCCATAACAATAGCGGAATTGATAAAAAGCCAGAAATGA
- a CDS encoding NAD(P)H-dependent oxidoreductase — translation MHKKLLHIIASPRGEDSRTLKVSGVFLDIFSKKHPACAIESINLFDEPLQPLTIKMVKGKYMLLGGKDIAEEFKDAWKIIERYISQFLSADVILLSAPMWNFSIPYQLKHYIDIILQPRYLFRYTANGVEGLAKNKKMIVITSRGGDYSSTGPMAKSDHQMPYLKTVFGFCGITDMTFINAQPMDMDPAAAARALEAAKKEAVQAANAIGETV, via the coding sequence ATGCATAAAAAATTACTGCATATAATAGCGTCTCCACGAGGCGAAGATTCCAGAACGCTTAAGGTAAGCGGCGTCTTCCTCGATATTTTTTCCAAAAAACATCCTGCCTGCGCGATAGAAAGTATCAATCTATTCGACGAACCTCTACAGCCATTGACCATAAAGATGGTTAAGGGTAAATACATGCTCCTCGGAGGCAAGGACATTGCCGAAGAGTTTAAGGACGCGTGGAAAATTATCGAACGTTATATCAGCCAATTCCTTTCGGCGGATGTAATCCTTTTAAGCGCTCCCATGTGGAACTTCAGCATACCGTACCAGTTAAAACACTACATCGATATCATCCTCCAGCCGCGATACCTTTTTCGGTATACAGCCAATGGCGTGGAGGGGCTTGCGAAAAATAAAAAGATGATAGTTATTACAAGCCGCGGAGGAGATTATTCTTCGACGGGGCCGATGGCGAAATCAGACCATCAGATGCCATACCTGAAGACGGTCTTCGGATTCTGCGGCATTACGGATATGACTTTTATAAATGCCCAGCCGATGGATATGGATCCTGCGGCGGCGGCGCGCGCTCTCGAGGCGGCGAAAAAAGAGGCTGTCCAGGCGGCCAATGCAATAGGCGAAACGGTATAA
- a CDS encoding rubredoxin has translation MDKYKCLVCGYIYDPAKGDPDNGVAAGTSFEKLPDGWVCPECGAPKSEFEKI, from the coding sequence ATGGATAAATACAAGTGCCTTGTGTGCGGTTACATATACGATCCCGCTAAGGGCGATCCGGATAACGGTGTAGCGGCGGGGACGAGTTTCGAAAAATTACCGGACGGCTGGGTCTGTCCGGAGTGCGGCGCTCCCAAAAGTGAGTTTGAAAAAATATAA
- a CDS encoding ferredoxin has translation MTAKIDADVCIGCGLCVSTCPEVYKMQDDKAVVYVGIVPGGAEENCQKACDECPVTAITVTK, from the coding sequence GTGACTGCAAAGATCGATGCGGATGTGTGTATAGGTTGCGGGTTGTGCGTCAGCACATGCCCGGAGGTTTATAAGATGCAGGATGATAAAGCGGTTGTGTACGTCGGAATAGTTCCGGGTGGGGCGGAAGAGAATTGCCAGAAGGCGTGCGATGAATGCCCTGTAACGGCTATAACGGTAACAAAATAA